A section of the Papio anubis isolate 15944 chromosome 4, Panubis1.0, whole genome shotgun sequence genome encodes:
- the LOC101000241 gene encoding putative trypsin-6, with product MRESGHVAVPFDDDDKIVGGNTCEENSVPYQVSLNSGYHFCGGSLISEQWVVSAGHCYKPHIEVRLGEHNIEVLEGTEQFINATKIIRHPKYNRNTLNNDIMLIKLSTPAVINDYVSTISLPTAPPAAGTECLISGWGNTLSSGADYPDELQCLDAPVLTQARCKLSYPFRITSNMFCVGFLEGGKDSCQGDSGGPVVCDGELQGIVSWGYGCALKRRPGVYTKVYNYVDWIKDTIAANS from the exons TTGCTGTCCCCTTTGACGATGATGACAAGATCGTTGGGGGCAACACCTGTGAGGAGAATTCTGTCCCCTACCAGGTGTCCCTGAATTCTGGCTACCACTTCTGTGGCGGCTCCCTCATCAGCGAACAGTGGGTGGTTTCAGCCGGTCACTGCTACAAGCC CCACATCGAGGTGAGACTGGGAGAGCACAACATCGAAGTCCTGGAGGGGACTGAGCAGTTCATCAATGCAACCAAGATCATCCGCCACCCCAAATACAACAGGAATACTCTGAACAATGACATCATGCTGATCAAGCTCTCCACACCTGCCGTCATCAATGACTACGTGTCCACCATCTCTCTGCCCACCGCCCCTCCAGCTGCTGGCACCGAGTGCCTCATCTCCGGTTGGGGCAACACTCTGAGCTCTGGTG CTGACTACCCAGACGAGCTGCAGTGCCTGGACGCTCCTGTGCTGACCCAGGCTAGGTGTAAACTCTCCTACCCTTTCCGGATTACCAGCAACATGTTCTGTGTGGGCTTCCTTGAAGGAGGCAAAGATTCCTGCCAG GGTGACTCTGGTGGCCCTGTGGTCTGCGATGGAGAGCTCCAAGGTATTGTCTCCTGGGGCTATGGCTGTGCCTTGAAGAGGAGGCCTGGAGTCTACACCAAGGTCTACAACTATGTGGACTGGATTAAGGACACCATAGCTGCCAACAGCTAA